ATCTTTGAATCTAGTGATCATCTCGAATTCTCGATGATACAAAGTTTCTCAGTTAGAGCTTAGAAGGCTTCCGATCGCTCTGTTATCTGTTAGTCTAGAAACATCCGCCGATTCTGTTTTCTCTGCCATTACATATAGCTTAAGCTGGTTTCTGATCTTCTCCAACCTAAGATTTCCTACTTAATATCACGCAAGAGAGTTTGTTCAGATCCATTCTTATACAATGAGTATATGACAAAACCCCTTTCCCTTTTCTTGTAattatcttccaatgctttctATATGTTTGGCGTGTTCCTACTCTTACCTACTCCCGCTTTTGTTGTTTAGCGTGTATTCCGCAAGAATTGAGACTGACGTGACGTCGTGTCCTCTCGATCGAATGGTCCTTACGCTGAACGATCGAGTGCTCGTAATATCTCTGACTTCTTCAATGCCCTGTTCCTTGCAGCGCTGGTGCTGCTCAGCAACGCAGCCAACATTGCCAATATCTTGAATCTTGTCAGCTACCTGCGCAATGAGATGCACATGGACGTCGCGAGGGCATCGACGATGGCGAGCAACTTCTTTGCTGCGCTGCAGATGTTCTCCATCCCAGCAGCCTTCCTCGCCGACTCCTACGTCAAGCGCTTCTACACCGTCCTCATCTTTGGCCCTATTGAGATTCTGGTACAACTTGCTACTCGATTTTGTTGCAAAAATTTCTCATTCCACACTCCCACAAAGAGATCCTTGGGGTACATATAGGCCAACATAGGTAGGTGGCTTAGAGGCTAAGTAAATCATCTAAAGAGCTTCTAAGTAGATAAAAGCATCTGAGCAGTAATTGGTGATAAGGTGCACATAGGCATGAACCACCCACGGGTAGAAGTGCTCACAGGTACTGAGTGCACACATGCACTACTAATACATCATTCTATCACCATCAGGACTTAATTCTAACACatacctctttttttttgttaaattttAAGGTTAAGGTACATGTTGTGTTAAAGAAGAACGACCTTCTTATTTAAACTCATATTCTGTGCATATGGTTAATAGTTTGCTTTGTCATGTCAGTTAGTAATCGATGTAGACGTTAGTGTTGTCGTTTTCACATTTCTTCTGCTACCAATGTAATCATATCCCGATTGGCAATGGAACCTGATCCATCAAGACGCCTGCCCACGCATATATGGCTGCTCGGCGAAGTGGCACAAAAATTAGCCAAAAAGAATAAGATTTTAGTAAGACAAGTGTGCTTTCTCTGAGCTCACATGATATAATAATGAACTAGACTATGTGCAAACTTTGCAGAGGCTGGAACAtgtttatattttctaaaaaagctAATGGGAAACGATCCGCATATATTGGTGATCAGTCAATCATTTGTTGGTCACGTGAGGTGTCAGCAGTTGTTGGTAAGCTGTCGATTTAGTTGGGTGATTCAGACCTGCACTACATTCTCAGTACTTTTAGTTGGGTGATTCAGATCCGCACTACATTCTCAGTACAACGGGGACAGGATATGGTTTGGCAAATCAAACTTTTCCTTTAGTCTTCTAAGTACTTGTGATGTGATGTCCGCAATTTAGTTTGTTATTTTGTTTATCATTGTCTTCCTGTTTTCTTTAGCATCTATGTTATTTTGAACGATGTTATTGTAGTTTTAAGTCTCCAATATGTTAATTTTGTACctttaaaatgttgaatatgaTTAATAAAATTGGCATTAGTGATGAGTTTATATATGTTATCTACCCCACATGATAATCTTCAGACATAACTGTATCAGATCATGAGGTCATGGCAACAAACATTGGTGATCAAACAACCAATTTAACTAGAAATATCTTTGATCAGCTTAAACGAAACAGAGCAAGGTGTGACTCAACTCTGATGCAGGGTTACATCCTTCTGGCGGTCCAAGCACATGTTCCATCACTGCAACCACCACCGTGCACCCCTGGACACCTGGCAACCACTTGTGAGTCCGTCCATGGATCAAACCTGAGCTTGCTTCTCCTGGGCCTCTACCTGATCCCCATCGGCGATGGGGCAGCACGGGCTTGCCTGCCGGCTCTCGGCGGGGAGCAGTTCGACACATCTGATCCCGTGGAGCAGACGCAAGAGGCGAGCTTCTTCAACTGGTACACCTTCGCGGTGTCGACGGGTGGGTTCGTGGGGCTCGTGTTCGTGGTTTGGGTTGAGAACAGTAAAGGTTGGGACATTGGGTTCTTCGTCTGCGCTATCTGTGTGCTCCTGGGAATGCTGATATGGATTGCCGGGTTCCCGTTCTACAGGAACCAGCTGCCAACAGGCAGCCCCATCACAAGACTATTGCAGGTATGTATTGCATTTTAGAGTTCCAAGTTCATCCCTTTTTGTATAGCTTCACATAAATGATTTGTTGGAGAGCATATAGAAATATGAATTTCGTTTTTTCAAAACTATTGCTTTTGGGAAATTTTTCATAATTCATCAATGGTGTGCTTTCTGTAAATCAACTGTTGAATTTTGAGTAAATTACAAACCTTTCCCTTCAGTTTATGCTTTGGGGTTAATCTGGTAAATTTAGTATCAAAGCAAAAGGTCCATAATATCGAATAAGCCCAGTTTGTTGAAAAAATTGTTTCCCTCTCCTATTACACATTTGTGACTTGAGGTTGTCATTCACAGGATGTAATGTTGAAGTAGAGTGAATTGTTCACCTCCATTTCACGGATTAATTTTTTAACTAGCCAAACAAGCCTAAGAATATGCATGTCTTCATTACAAAATTAGTGCAGACACATTAAGCCCACGACTGTTTTCATATTATTGATAttctcatgttttttttttccatattatTGACATTCTCATGTGCTAGTCCATATTAAATCTTATGGCCTTATCATCCATGTTAGGTTCTCGTAGCAGCATTCCAGAAACGAAAAGTTAAGTTACCAGAAAACCCGAGTGAACTAAAGCAAATAAACAAAGATGAAGCCAGTGCCATTGAAATGCTACATAAAACCGAGGGATTTCAGTAAGTACAGGACATTCTTTGAACCCTCCAAACATCGATGAAATACAATGAAAGGCTGAAAGTGTCCTCTCATTACCCCTTTATGTTTTTTCAGTTGCCTTGATAAAGCTGCAGTAGACACTGGAAAGACTGGTGCCTGGTCTCTCTGTAGCATTACTCAGGTGGAGGAGACCAAGATCATCCTTCGAATGGTGCCCATCTTCCTCAGTGCCGTCCTTGGGTATATTCCGGTGCCTCTGATCCTCAATTTCACCGTGCAGCAGGGAAACACAATGGACACCAGGCTTGGTGCAATTCACATCTCCCCTGCAACACTCTTTGTCATCCCTACCGTATTCCAGATGGTGATCCTCATTGTTTACGACCGGTTTATCGTCCCCTTCCTGCGAAGAATCACAGGCTATGTGGGAGGTGTCACACACCTCCAGCGCATCGGCATCGGGTTCCTTtcagccacagtggccacaGGCATTGCTGccctggtggagatcaagaggaaAAAGGTGGCCGAAGAGAATGGCCTTATGGATGCAACCACTGGGATTCCAATATCTGTCTTCTGGCTGACAGTGCAATTCTTCCTCCTAGGTATTGTAGACGTCACCTCCTTTGTAGGGCTTCTTGAGTTCTTCTACAGTGAGGCGTCCATGGGGATGAAGTCCATTGGGAGCTCCATCTTCTACTGCATTCTTGGGGTGTCTGCTTGGCTGGGGAGCTTGCTGATACAATTAGCTAACCGAGTTACAAGACACAGCGATGGTACAGGAGGGTGGCTTGATGGGACAAACCTTAACAGGGGGAAACTTGATCGGTTCTATGGGTTGCTAGCAGTTCTGGAGCTAGTGTCGCTATTTATCTACATGTTCTTTGCGAGGAGGTATGTTTACAGGAATGACCAAAAGGTTGTGATTGATGGAGACAATAAGACTGCATCAGAAGGTGCCATAAATGTGATCTGAGAACCTGCAAGTATTTCTAGGGCAACATGGTGAAATGCTTAATTTACAAGAACTATGGTCATGTGGGGGAATAGAAGGATATCATGCACTCATCCAAACTGTGTTAGAAATATCAAGCTCGGATTGCCTGTAAACTACAACTGCGATGCTACTACCAGGTTGTAGAGCACTAATATGGACTGTACATAAATCTAATGAAATCCAAACATACATGCTAtatacactactagaaaaccccTTTAGCTACGCTACAATAGTAACACAATCTCAATGTGTCTCTACGTCAGCACGTGAGGATGCTTTTTGATACGGTTTCAAGAATGTGTCAAAAAATCACGTTATTAGACACACTTACAACGTTAGTAGTCTTGTAGAGATATTTTTGAAATCGTCTCAAAATGACACGGAGTTGGACACACTTAAAAAGGTCATTACCCTTCATACACGTtgtgtaacaccctaattttcaacttttgcaaattaataaaatttgttggAATTTTAGAAATTAATTGCTTGTGTTTAAGGATTTAAGTTTCATGGTAaagagcggcctgaaccctcacatgattaatctatcGAAGTcgaattaaattgttgttatttattGTGGTTATCTATATTTATGTTCATACTTAACATGGGTGGTACAAACTTATACTtattaattgctaataaaacttgaccaaccaatAAAAATGCTGAAATACTGTTAAACCTTGCCTATCCTTAAATAGTTTTACACTACACATTTCCCcacgcttgctgagtaccaatcataagtgtactcactcTTGCTAAAACCGCTGCTCACACCAAATCAACTTTGAGGAGATTCCTGAAGACTTTGaagagttctaggcgtacgtgtgCCACCAATCAACTACCTGTGGAGTCATCGTCATCGTTGTTGTTCCGCTGCTAGAATAAAGACTCGTTTTGCTCTTCGAATtaaagactttcggtcatgtaataaatttaatGCTCCCTCTTTACGTTTTGGCATTGTCTATGGTATTTACTGAAGTCAttgcatgtgtgaaacttgatcttGGTGCACATGTAATTTATTCATCTGGTTTTACCTATATAGaaatggtatcagagctgtgTTGACCgtaggacgttagcctagttagaaaatggtaTCTATAATGCTTTAGTAGCGTTTCTTACTTAATGCTGGCTTTAAATATGCTTCAATAGGCTTATCCTTACTTTTATCTCATCCTCATTGCTCTACTTGCTTCTTGAAAGGATCGCATGATGCCTAGCGGGGTGGTGAATAGTCTCGATCTTTAAAACCTGAAAATTCTTCGCAGCAGAGTTACATGGGTCGGAACTTTCGATAGAGATAAAATTATTCTgcgaaattcaaaataaaataagtttcagtagaatctatttgaatcaaaagttcagcaATAATGTATAGAGACTACTGCATGTGATCTTTATGAAAGAAACTTCACAAGAATGTAGATAGGCACAAATCAAGCTCTAGGTCAATagaacttgaagaacacaataaACACACGAGACAAAagatttgtttaccgaagttcactccCATAAAGTAAgttacgtctccgttgaggagctcacaaagagtcgggtcctcactaaccctttacctctctcaatcaaccacaaagaaggattgagtcacttactatgaattcTCCAAGAGgatgggtaatacaaacttcccgggcGCACCACAATAAGAGGGCACTCAAACGGGCAACGCTGAACCATCTAGAatcaagcttcaagagtaacaaagaccgaagatgcttcaaatgctcttgagatgaacttagttgacctcacactcaaagctagagtcacacacctcaaatccttctctcacccaagccctaactcaaaactctcaaagatttagctcaaggagggagtggggaggagTATTAAATGCTCTTGGAGGTGCTTGTCTCGGGTTAGGTCAGCAACAAATGAAGGAGAGGCTGAGAGGGTATAAATACCCAAGCCCAAAAAACTAGTCGTTGCTGTTCTATTAAGTGATTGTCAGAACTTCTAACACTATTCAAATAAAATAGCTAAGCACCCCCTATCGTACTGGGAATTTTCGGCATTTATCGTGAGAACTTCTGACACTGTTCAATTAAATCCGTTGAGCACCCCCTGTCGGAAATTTTGAAAACTTCAGGcaggtgtcggaacttccgaccttGTGTCGAAACTTTTGACTCTCACAGAAACTGTGAGAAACTAAATGTGCAAGTGGGTGagtggtgtctctcataggtggttagcatctcaaataagcactttgacatcttcaagctatccatccgcGTCCGCCTTTATAGTACGGTGTTCCTAcactcaaattcaaaaatagaaagTATAAAAAGATCTTTCTTTATGCTTCAACACCGTCCTTCAAATAAATTGGGTTCTTTCTTGCACCTTTTCATTTGTTAAGATTTAAACCTGTCAATTTCTCGATAAATTCATTAGTTccttaattatgcatgtcatcaataccaaaacccacttagcgCACCAAATACACTTTCATTTCTTTATCTTGCTTTGTCATTCTTTTCACTCTATGCTTCTTACTCTTGCTTCAAGGAATCCTTCATATCTATTCGAATTAAATCTAATTTTCTCTATCTTTAGATGGCCTGCACTAGGTGGACTACCCGCAAAAGCTCCATTCCTCAATACCATCCTCAGGAGCCTGAGGACCATGcctactactactaccaccCTGTTGAAGACTTAGAAGAGGAGCCAGTAGAAGCGGAGAGTGAGGCAGAGTGAGAAGAGGTGGAGGTAGTCTATGAAGAGCCAGCACCTGCTCCAGCTCCTGCCCCAGCGCCTGTTCCAGCACCTGCCCAAGCACCTGATCCAGCAGGTAATCCTGAAGATGCccaaggaggagaggagaatgCACCAGATGCTACGATAGAGAAATGAACTCTAGAGTCGAGTGATGATCTTGGGGAAGGTGTTCCCATAGCTGACAAGCTGAGGAGGACCCTGCATCGTCTGGGGAATGACTTGAAGCCCATGCACAAGTGTGATAGGTACACCCACCCCGGTATGGGTCACACTAGGAGGTGTCAGTGTTCCTCTACGAGGATGATCACGGTATGGGTCACACTAGGAGGTGTCGGTGTTCCTCTACGAGGATGATCAAGGTGCATGGAAGAAATGTCCATCCACCATGATGCTGTTGAGAGAGATACTAAGGAAGCTGGGATTGCTGAAGCTGCTAGGAGGGCACTCTATGTCCTCTCTCACAAGCATCATCACCATTTGGAGCACACCAACTATAGGTACACTCTGTACAAGGTAAGTGGGGAAGCCAAGACATACATAGCCTTGCTCACTGGACACAACCCCTCTTTGGACAACTACCATGAGCTGTTAGCTGCAACCAACACCGCCTTGGCTGATGCCAACAATGCGCTCTTTAGGGCCCAAAAGGAGTTGTATGAACTCAGAAGCGAGAGGGATACGCTAGCCGCCACTCAGAGAGGAGATGATCCCCCAGCAGATCCAGGAGTGGAGTTCACATCTCTATCCCCACCTCCAAAGAGGCCTCACTACAACTCACCTGACGTTCGCACTGAAGACCTTCCTAAGGATTTAGGAGTTTTAAAGTTTAAATTCAATGTAATTAATAGAGTCGAACGTCATTTAGTTAAGTGTGTGCTAGTTTAGTTAAAGTGTGTTTGGAATGCTTGTTCTTATGACAAATGTTTGAGTTGGATCTTTGTTATGAGTGCGGTGTGTTGTGGAGTGATGACCACAACATCAGTTCTTAGTAAAAGTTGCTTAGTTTGGGTTTATTTCTACCTTAATCAACCTTAATGTTTCACAATCTTGTTCATTTATCTACCTACATCTATCTGTCATGCAAGTAAAGTACTGCCCAAATCTGTTCTCATCACCACCTGACACAGCTGTACTATTTTAATTATATCTCAAGTGTAACGACTTAgatttaaatcagccgagttaaacCTTAAGACGAGCTCCTAATCTGGTTGCCCCGGTCTTCTTGAGCTATATCGGCCAAAGTCCGGTtttcagccccgacccctgaagccTGGCAAACCTCTGtttctctctaagtcccgaaaccaggttcctccaaactttggagctttggatccccaaatccactgcgtttttggactcagtccaattacaagagttgggccttagcttgagttctacaacttttgttaaggaAGCAGAACTGGTGCAGTTCGGATTTTGGGAGAGCCAGAGTCTGGAAGGTGGACCCAGTAGCAGATCCCACGAATCTCTCGGGTcaagcgcgccagagcaagcgtgcgccctgtctcagagtgccgccgccgcgtggcttaacctcccTGACGAGCGTCGCCTTgcccagtcatcggccgcgacaagatggatcagtgCGCCCCCTTCCCAATCGTGCGCGAAAGCGCCCTGCAGCCCTTTTCCTTCccatctcgtctcgcccgaatcccgccggccgcgccaggcgccctgccACCGCTGTGACCAAGGATTGGTCGCTGCCGTGCCAGTCCGTCTCGCCTCCCGTGCACATcttctcacccggatccccagccgcgcgccccaacgccttccgtcttttccgtcgcccctcagtcgcgctgcccacgcgcgcgccccgcgacggtACCGCCTCCATCAACCACTGCgccggcagtgacaactcctttccttcgcctcgccagtagcgtgccacggCAAAGCTGTTGGTTTGCGCCTGCTAGCGTCACTGCTTTCCATGTCACCTCGTCTGCAGTGCCCTCACCTGCAGTGCCCCCTTTTCCCTCCTTCCTGCCACACGCTAgccgagccgccgcacccaaCCCGGtgcttgatgcgaccagaccccacgctcgccctcaccaatccttccttCTGGCAAAACCGTGCTTGCATAGcgctgtctccagtgcccaatgaccgaagaccctgtccccgaagctccgcttcaccggccaatggaggcatcgaccaatcgccgctatggcagagcactccatcctcttcgaccttaTCCTCGCACTGCCTGAACtccttctcttccgcgcagctataaaagggagtaatagagcctctaccgaagttccctttgccatcgttgcctttgccgcaccttcctctgtttcgtgctgaAGTGCTGATGCATACGCTCTTTGAGGAACTCCCCCTCtctgctcaacacccgcctttccaaaCCCACCAGCCACTGGCTTCcttcgcgctgtgctagagcttacttgttgtctgcaagaagcatcgccgccgccggagcaccgctggACCTCGCCACCACCCAAGCCTTAGATCCTTTCATCGTTCCGCCTGAgcctgcttcttcccgaccccaagacttcaccagtaggcccaaaggtaagctgccgaccccttgtctATTTCGACCGACCCATTTCCATCTCGCCCAACccttttttccatctcgcccgatccctttccatctcgcccgatccttttttcatctcgcccgacccctttccgtctcgcccgacccctcaccgttTTGCccaaccccttttccgtctcgcctgaccctgtttgcttcgcccgacccttgtccacctcacccgagggctcggctgtatctttttcttttgaccaagggtatctgtgtaaaattttggggatttctctgtgttaagtttgaggacctcggtacagttattccttaggtttgagggttagatcataagtttttcctgatccaactcttttatcttgttctctatcaacagaagcttgggatttcacacctttcctgtagttttgccacaagtttctgagctaaatcttgcaagtgttgttgaaataatcgtctaattgtttaacccctgcatttgcatttccgtgtagaactaaacctcgccgacggcacatacgagctgcactGGTACTAGAAGACGGAGTGGTAGCTGAGCTGTCAACagtaggagctgaagcagagcacgccgaagatcagtttgcttccATCCcgatcgaaggcaagccccggagcataacccaatctttctaaacttgcgcatgccttcacttgtatgtatgtgcatttacgttataggagttgtttgaagccttagatgcatgactcagttcccttgatctgaacactagcatgataagtccgagtagttgcagtgcttaatagaactcggtaaaagtcgagtgattccctgtcactcgcgagttataggagtggcttgttttccttctggttacaactataaggacggtggacgaggcagggccttgtgaactattttggtggtcggtggatcgccccgtctgtctacatgaatctgtttaaggttggaaagtgttggtgttcgtgatcaaatatttgaaagtactaatctcatacctagtatgggatggggaagcctagtaccttattgaactagggcatggcttatacccctgctgtccctggaacaaggttcccatggtgcatcatgtgggtgcaagtgcggtcacagtacgacaagaggtcgggactgtggagcattgcatgccaagtgaagtttggacctgacacgtgcctgggaattgatgggaacggccgacacaggaagcgaccctctgtggtgcgtggatgtcgtgagattaggttcgccatgcatggttaagaaactcgaattgattcgtttgcctctcacagtttgagactacttgatcgctatgctacactgagtaaagatggaacatgatgatgatatgaaccttgatgcttgttctatacattgtttggaaactatgtttgtttagcataagttgcaaatatagagtggttaatgaacttagaatctgagctaaaatattgaaattaAGGACCCATtgtagtcacttttggcaaaacaaacccctcagccaaaaagccttgtatgtctagaagttggtggagtagtttcccaccggtcggttaagtcttgttgagcttagtagctcagccttgtttgtggcacatctttcaggtgaagttgaagcttctgagtgtgctattgttggcacttggcctccccagctcccgcctaggtggacggtcgagtgggttccctcctcggacagcgaggagagggatcattgatgtcctgatcggcctcatcagggacatccgacccggcgctagcttccgctgttcTATTTTTATCTTTTCCGATGCTCATgaactttgtaaaactctgattttttttccgaaccagtgttgaaagaatttaatgtacttgtttaagtggatgatctgttgtattctctggaacaaCTCACCTTTGTCTGAGCTATGCTAACTtggtcctgtatagtggtttatcggatgaaatccgatggattgccgagttaacttgattaaagcatatgatcgcgtgttaggcgacttaagtgtgctttagccaagttaatctgAGTGGTTCCGCCACATCAAGATACAAAACCTGATTGATGTAAATCTAATTGGGTTAGCTCCATAATTTCATGGGCTAATTTCTTTCAAAATTTCATTAGTATTGGATATTTCGGCAGGGAGATATATACGAATTTGTAAAATAATCAGAATCTATTACTATGACGTGACAAAATCATCTTATTTAATTCATATATTGAGTTCTAGACCTCCGATTAAGGAGATTCCCATTGGGTTAGTTTCATAATTTTGTATATTATTATCTAGGAAAATTTCATGAACTTTGGATATCCTTACTGAGAGTTACACCTGATTTATTGGAATGAACAAAATCTATTTTAAGTGAACTTCATATCACTTTACCTTTTTGGATTATCTCTTTGTACAACTATTTAAATCTCATATTCCTAACAATCAGATGGTGAACACCAGGTTTGGATTAGGAGTTGATTAGCCCGCACAGCCTCGCCAGAGAAGCAACAACTTCAACCCTGACCCTCAGCAGAATAAGAAAATACCTTCAGGGAAGTTTCTTTCAGCCCAGACTCAGCTTCTCCAAAACATGGCCAACACCATTGCGACCATGCAAGCTCagatgaacaacaacaacaacaaccagtaGCAGCCGCCGAGAGACAAGCATcgggagttcatgagccacaagcccccgaCATTCTCTCACTCTGCTGATCCACTTCAAGCTGATGATTGGCTGAAGACAGTGGAGAATATGCTCACCATCACCCAGTGCAATGATagggagaaggtcctgtatgcCTTATGATGACATGAGGGATCTCCTACAGACTGGTGGGATGCCTACACCGCCTCACACATTGATGCTGACACCATCACCTTGCAGGAGTTCAAGAACAGATTCAGGAGCCACCACATTCCTGCTAGCCTCATGAAACTGAAGAAGAATTAGTTCCTCTCTCTCAAGCAGGGAGGGATGTCAGTGAGTGAGTACAGGGACAAGTTCATCCAGTTATCTCGCTATGCACCTGAGGAAGTGgcagatgatgaggaagcacaaTTTATTCATGGAAGGATTGATTGGGCCACTCTAGTACCAGCTGATGTCTCACACCTTTCCATCCTTCCAGAAGGTGCTAGACAAGGCGattggcttggagtacaagcgCAGTGAACTGGGGGAGCTGAAGAGGAGTTCATCTCACAGGGGTAGTTTGGAAGCAACACTCGCCCTCGCTTCGCTGCACAGTTGGGGACACTATTCTGCTCTGGGGGCCCAAGTAGGAACTTTGGGAAGCATCCGTTCCAGCGCCTAGCTCAGCAGTTCCAATGCCCCATCTAGTAGTTGTAGCACCTAGTTCAGTAGACTCCGCACCCCAACTTTGAATAGAACCTCCAGATGACCCCTGCACGGACCCTAGTGAAGCCCAGTGCGTCCAACACTCTTGTGGGCAACAATTGCTATAGGTGGGGAGAGGTTGGCCAGTATGTCAACAACTATCCCAAGTGGAATGGCCAGAACACCCCAGTGTAGAATAGTAGCACCCTAAGGTAGAATCAGCAGATGAGGAGTGGGAGCCTGACCCCGCAGGGCAACAAGGGATAGCAGAACTACATGCGTGGCAAGGTGAACCGCGTGCATGTTGAGACCGCTCAAGAGGCCCCAGAAGTAGTGCTCAGAATGTTCCTTATCAACTCAGCTCTTGCCTCAGTTCTATTTAATTCTAGAGCATCCTATTCTTTCATTACTACTCAATGTGTGGCTAAACATAACATACCCATGCACACTATGAAACATCACATGCTAGTTAGTTCACCAGGGGGGGAATGAAAGCGTTATACATGTATCCTAAAGTTAATCTTAAGATCATGGGAGTTGACTTTTGGGTAAGGTTGATAGTCCTGGATTCAAAGGGAATTGATGCTATTCTAGGCATGAGTTGGTTGGGTATGCATGATGCAATCATTTAGTGTGCAAAGAGGTCAGTCCTTCTTACAAGTCCTAAAGAGGA
This genomic window from Setaria viridis chromosome 8, Setaria_viridis_v4.0, whole genome shotgun sequence contains:
- the LOC117833736 gene encoding protein NRT1/ PTR FAMILY 4.5; the protein is MGGSSGLVDWRGRPVNTKKHGGVRASIFIHALVLLSNAANIANILNLVSYLRNEMHMDVARASTMASNFFAALQMFSIPAAFLADSYVKRFYTVLIFGPIEILGYILLAVQAHVPSLQPPPCTPGHLATTCESVHGSNLSLLLLGLYLIPIGDGAARACLPALGGEQFDTSDPVEQTQEASFFNWYTFAVSTGGFVGLVFVVWVENSKGWDIGFFVCAICVLLGMLIWIAGFPFYRNQLPTGSPITRLLQVLVAAFQKRKVKLPENPSELKQINKDEASAIEMLHKTEGFHCLDKAAVDTGKTGAWSLCSITQVEETKIILRMVPIFLSAVLGYIPVPLILNFTVQQGNTMDTRLGAIHISPATLFVIPTVFQMVILIVYDRFIVPFLRRITGYVGGVTHLQRIGIGFLSATVATGIAALVEIKRKKVAEENGLMDATTGIPISVFWLTVQFFLLGIVDVTSFVGLLEFFYSEASMGMKSIGSSIFYCILGVSAWLGSLLIQLANRVTRHSDGTGGWLDGTNLNRGKLDRFYGLLAVLELVSLFIYMFFARRYVYRNDQKVVIDGDNKTASEGAINVI